From a single Cyclobacterium marinum DSM 745 genomic region:
- a CDS encoding transporter substrate-binding domain-containing protein, which yields MAPRIQVQIVLFLISILFFPCVLQGQQISLQKDTLVVAVAGSAPFVFEDGQGGGGIAVEIWDELANKQGWNYIFKTYNSVESALQSLNEGVSDLVVGPISITSNRVENYRFSQPFYNSSLAIVSRSAKMSFWDKIKPFFSIKLLIAVFVFLFILAIVGTLLWLAERKHSKDQFPEDPVDGIGNGMWLAIVTMSTTGYGDKAPITLAGRIIAGSWMIISIIFATSMVAGIASTLTLASLGTSPISNIEQLANKNVATIANSPSEVFIEEHNANALGVTSLEEAVSKLKNEEVAAVLYDRPQLLFHLKKVEDEELFMAKAEYYKQGYGFAFPLESSLVYEVNRALLELAEDQETDEIIDKYLKKEE from the coding sequence ATGGCACCTAGAATTCAAGTACAAATAGTTTTATTTCTTATAAGTATTCTTTTTTTTCCTTGTGTACTTCAAGGGCAACAAATATCCCTGCAGAAGGACACCTTGGTAGTGGCTGTGGCAGGAAGCGCACCCTTTGTTTTCGAAGATGGTCAAGGTGGTGGAGGAATTGCCGTCGAAATTTGGGATGAATTGGCCAACAAGCAAGGCTGGAATTATATATTTAAAACATATAATTCTGTAGAGTCAGCCCTTCAATCTTTGAATGAGGGGGTTTCTGATCTGGTAGTAGGGCCTATAAGTATTACCTCAAATAGGGTGGAGAATTACAGGTTTTCTCAGCCCTTTTACAATTCAAGTTTAGCAATAGTTTCCCGGTCAGCTAAAATGAGTTTTTGGGACAAAATCAAACCGTTTTTCAGTATAAAATTATTAATAGCTGTTTTTGTTTTTTTATTCATTCTTGCCATAGTGGGCACCCTATTGTGGTTGGCAGAAAGAAAGCATTCCAAGGATCAATTTCCTGAAGACCCGGTTGATGGCATCGGCAATGGGATGTGGTTGGCTATCGTGACCATGAGTACTACAGGATATGGTGACAAAGCTCCAATTACTTTGGCCGGAAGAATTATTGCAGGAAGTTGGATGATTATTTCCATCATTTTTGCCACCTCCATGGTGGCAGGTATTGCCAGCACCCTTACCCTGGCCTCCTTAGGAACTTCTCCAATTTCAAATATTGAGCAACTGGCCAATAAAAATGTAGCAACTATAGCCAATTCCCCATCTGAGGTGTTTATTGAAGAGCACAATGCCAATGCATTGGGAGTTACCTCCCTAGAGGAAGCAGTTTCAAAGTTGAAAAATGAGGAAGTGGCGGCTGTTTTGTATGACCGTCCTCAACTCTTGTTTCATCTCAAGAAAGTGGAAGATGAGGAATTATTCATGGCCAAAGCAGAGTATTACAAGCAGGGGTATGGGTTTGCCTTTCCTTTAGAGAGTTCTTTGGTTTATGAAGTGAATAGAGCGCTTTTGGAGCTGGCAGAGGATCAGGAAACGGATGAAATTATAGACAAATACCTCAAAAAAGAGGAATAG
- a CDS encoding RNA methyltransferase: MKKLSMDELNRLSVEDFKEVEKNPIVLILDNVRSLNNVGAAFRTSDAFLVKKIFLCGITGKPPHREIQKTALGATESVEWEHHESTLEVIKRLKKEGYEICALEQASHSTPLNKFAPKSGKPYAFIFGNEVFGVEEDVVLAADQVLEIPQFGTKHSLNISVSIGITLWDMVSKTKAFK; the protein is encoded by the coding sequence ATGAAAAAACTAAGCATGGATGAACTCAACCGGCTCTCTGTAGAAGATTTCAAAGAGGTCGAGAAAAATCCAATCGTCTTGATTTTGGACAATGTTCGTAGCCTAAACAATGTAGGGGCTGCATTCAGGACTTCCGATGCTTTTCTGGTGAAAAAAATTTTCCTTTGTGGCATTACAGGTAAACCTCCACATAGGGAAATTCAAAAAACAGCTTTAGGCGCCACCGAATCGGTAGAATGGGAACACCATGAGAGCACTTTGGAAGTAATCAAAAGATTAAAAAAAGAAGGTTATGAAATCTGTGCTTTGGAGCAGGCTTCTCACAGCACCCCTCTCAATAAATTCGCCCCAAAATCCGGAAAACCTTATGCCTTTATTTTTGGCAATGAGGTTTTTGGCGTGGAAGAAGATGTAGTTTTAGCTGCAGATCAGGTGTTGGAAATCCCTCAATTTGGAACCAAACATTCCTTAAACATTTCTGTGAGCATTGGGATAACCCTCTGGGATATGGTCAGCAAAACGAAAGCGTTTAAATAA